The Rhizophagus irregularis chromosome 16, complete sequence genome segment GTTAATTTTTAGGAAGTTGAAAacgaaaatcaaaaatctgTGGAACGATTTAGTTGGGATTGATGAACTCctagaaaattaataatctttgaTCTTggaataaatatcataaattgtgggaaaataatttttgtacataatttatttacgtGATCTATAACAAAAGAACACAAAATATACAACTAATTTGGATACACACCcacatatacatataattcCTCCTTAATACCACTATATATCACGCTCGTATACTAATTCCTCCTTAATACCACTATATATCACGCTCGTATACTAGCTATTCATCTTTAATCAAGAGACTTATCATCCCTAGGGGTTCGAGGAACTTCTTTAACTACTTTTTTAACAGCTACTTGGAAACGCTTAAAGATCACCTCGATATGTTGTTGAAAATTTCTTAAGAAAGAATCAATCGCTAATCTtggattattaaattcttcttCAAAATAGTCCCACTCATAATTATCAAGGATCATAATCCCCCCTTCTTTCAACAAATTCCATGATATGATAATGTCATTTAATACATCACAGGAAATGAGTGAACAACCATCAACGTAAatgaaatcaaattttatactCTTTTCGTATTTCAACTTTGTAAGAGCATCAGAAGGATTACTTTTGATGATATCAACTTGACTATCCTTTCCCGACTCCTTGATATTTTTACGAAAGGTTTCCTCGTAATCATAGTTCacgaatatatttttaaaagtatcaATCGTTGTTAACCTTGACtccatatttttaaataattcatctaAAATCCAAACGGTTGCTCTTCCCTCGAAAACTCCAATCTGTAaaacattgatttttttattattattctttaagtCACTTAAAGTCTTTTCCCACATCGGTATATGTCGTTCAAACcacttttttgtaaatttataatttctcaTTATTTAAAGATTCTCTCgctctaataataaattatttttttttttttgattttttttctgcagatgaaaaaatacaattaataaatatagtttgaaaataatgacataatattcacgtaaaattttttttactttccaaaaaaataaatttttgttcttgTTTATATATTTGGAAATTCATTTCTTTCTCACGCAAAATCATTTTTCCATGGATAAgtacatattatataatctaaaaAGTATGAAGatcgaattttttatataatgtgtAACAGACTACTGTATATTAATCACCAAAATCGgatctatataaatatataaactatacgtaatttacaataaaattacaaagaaACAAAATACAATCTGTAACGTTAGAAATAATGTTACAATAGGATGTAATCAATAATtgagaaaattctttttttaaaaaacgtaattattttttttctttgtcaaATTTCGGTTTAATGtacaaacaataattttaaggaatgaacttattcaataattaactttttggttaataaaatacaggctttttttttaatttccaaaaaaaaaaaaaaactaatttcaTTGTAtgtaattaactaataatcaCTCCCCATGCGTGTTTTAcgccattttattattatttaagtatatataatcaattatagatataaaatacatatgaTTTTTCAAACAATCAAGGGGAACATGCATTGTTATCTAAAACTCCTCgtttttttgttgtacaaaaaattagataatggtgattctaaaataaaaattttttccgtatTAATCATATAAAAGAGTTATTCTGGCTTATGTTAGATTTTGCCATATTTAAACTTGCTAATTGAAGTAGGTAATAGTATGTCCAATGAAAAATCATTCTTTCAGCAATTTTCCacctttttaatatatatatatatacacatatatatagCATTTCGTGggacattttaatataatctattTCCCAATGATCATAGTAACATTTGGCCAGTTAATAACAGAAAATGAACTGATTAACAATTTTcttggtatatatattttattgttatgtaattttattatcggttattatattaattttgtttaagtcaaaaagaaaaattcaaaagcaATAATGGATGGTAAATATCATGTTATAACTAGTCATGACCGTCAATTGGTCAAAAACCTTTGACCAACCGTTTGATCGCCCGTTGACCACTGCTTGATCGACAACTTCGaccaattataataatttaaatcaaacatcattttaacaaattattttacaaataaaataaatagatttttaaaaattttatgtatacATATGCCAATTATGCCATgcaatatttaaaatgaaaacatttttttcaatttacatttttaattacgGTAAGTCAAATGGATGCCactaagaaaaatattttcagatgttatttatttaatcgattttaaatagtttattatagtagaatataataaaaatatttcgacattaattttttcatttattcattttatgaaattttggtaATGGTTACACCGTTACAGTACAATTTACAGGGGTTTTACCACAAAATCCCGACAACCATAAAATCGACAGTCTACGATCTCGACACCAAGATCTCGACAAACCCAAATCCCGTTGAAATAAAATCCCGATAGTCACAATTTCTGTCAGATAAAAAATCCTGACAGTCAAAATaccaaagttttttttttttaaaaaaaaaaaaattatataaattttccaattaaacataattttaaaaatgcagTGACGCAGTAACGGCCTAACggataatttattcaatataattaaaatataatttgtaaattttattaataccaatGTAAATTGTTcgcaaattttattaatattaatgcaaattaactaacgtttctatattattaatgaaaattaaaagaaaaattttttaatcttagtTAAAAGGATtttgtacagtatattaacTAGATTACTAAACTATTCCTTATCttctaaaattagaaataattacattaaCTAATTTCAAATTCATCTGATAGAATCTCAGTCAGGATTTTGGCTGTCAAGATTTTAGATCATCAGGATTCGATATTATGGCTGTCAATTTCACCGACATGAAATTAACCAACGTCATTTTGCTGACTTTCATTTTACCGACATGAAATTTACCTACTCTATTTTTTCGAAATGCCATTTACCGACATGTGAAATTACCCGACTTGCCAccgaaaatttattaactgcGCCTCACTTCTTATTTGCGCCTTAATTTCAAGTGCCGAAATGTAAAAGTTCAACAAActgaattaataatgaaagatATATAGCACcaatattaattattcctttgtaatcttttttttcggatTCCTCATTTGAATTACTGAAAGGCAAATTTCAGCAGTTTTACGTATATAATGATAAGGAAAGTTGTACGACAGCACGTGggcttttttaaaatgattatttaaataataacaaaataggTTGTACTGTACTACTGTAATGTACATGTCATGTGATCTATATTCTCATTTTGTAATACTggccaaaattttgaaaccAGGAAAGTTGTCTTGtcgaaaatcaaaaaattcaatattattgatattatcaGGGAACGGAAAATAGTCGTactgattaaaattataaaatcttattttcaATCACATTTGGTGtcgtttatttattcattttatttttttttaaaaaataatatttaatattttactttgtataaaaaaataagaaatattttcgttattttccTATTCTTGGGCTTCGACaacattattcaattttttattaaaaattaaaattgttttaaaccggattaaaattattacatattaaatgaaaaaaattaattattacaaaatattacaagAATATTAcgtctataaaaaaaaagtaataatataaaaattaaaaaaaaataatgtgttGTATCGGTTGTCGGGGGATTATGATTTGCTAGTTTGTGAGCGTCGGGGTTATGGACCAAAAGGCGTAATAATTGtgtaaatttactattttacataatcagattattataaaaatataaataaataacagaAAAAGGAAACTTTGTTacaaattacatattataatgaattaaatttcctttcttttgcatacaaagtaaaataaaatatttatatttaatttcggTATCAATTTTAGTACTTCGGATCAAATGATCATTGGTacacaaattataaataaataatcgaTCCTGCAtcttataatgaaatttattactCTTGAACTAGAATATGCGATTTGCCGGGGGACTTCGTCCCCCAAacataacatttataattaaaaaattttttgatataaatgaattgaattgtatgtaaaatattaccaaataataaaattttattataattagaccctataaaaaatcatgtttttaataaggttttatacaattttttcttaaaaataatgtttctaATCTATATAGGGATACGAAAAAATGTACAATTCCATATCacaaaaatgtattatttgcATGATTTGACCATAATTTATGCcgaatttatattgatttgatcacagaaattacataatttaagcATAGAATTTACACGATTTGGTTAATGAATTTACTgcttaaattacaattattaatattagttgcatttatatgaatttgattttaataatattttactaaattattaaatcaaatataaaaataaaaaaaaaatccttagtATCAATGTGAttataattagccaataatataaattaattcttattatttaaaataatgacgTAAGTTGTAATAAGTGTTTTAAAGTTAATAcagctacaaaaaaataaaatcttatgaaaattaatattcaagtggttttAACCTGCCTatacaactttcaattaataaatgaagttgatttcatttgtccaaagtggagatattacgctctaaattaaaaaaatagaaaagagagttaatatcatcaagaaaaatgcaattttctttaAGTACTATatctacattcatgaaaattaatattcaagtggtttcaacctgcctgaacaactttcaattaataaatgaagttgatttcatttgtccaaaatggagatattacgctctaaattaaaaaaatagaaaagagagttaatatcatcaagaaaatgcaatcttctctaagcactacacctacattcatgaaaattaatattcaagtggttttaacctgcctgaacaactttcaattaataaataaagttgatttcatttgtccaaagtggagatattacgctctaaattaaaaaaatagaaaagagagttaatatcattaacaaaaatgcaatcttctctaagcactacacctacattcatgaaaattaatattcaagtggtttcaacctgcctgaacaactttcaattaataaataaagttgatttcatttgtccaaagtggagatattacgctctaaattaaaaaaatagaaaagagagttaatatcatcaagaaaatgCAATCTTCTTTAAgtactacacctacattcatgaaaattaatattcaagtgggtttaacctgcctgaacaacttttaattaataaataaagttaatttcatttgtccaaagtgaAGATTATAGTGTATTTGGAAAaagaagtttaatttaaaaaaattttatataaaaaaaatgtaatataaaaattaagaactgagttgacaaaaatttgaaataacatgaattttaaattaattctttcattaattataaattcaagtagtttaaaataaaaatagtaagaaaaaatattttttatgaaatatcacATTATGTTCTAAAAGAAATAgtcttataaatttaatttgtaattatgtaaatatccaaatatttaatcttacaaatagaaaaaaatgtaaaaaaaatttatgatgttttattaaaaaaaagaaaaaattttaaattttttttgaaaaaaaatttcgtctaacattttttaattgattatcacaAGATCTGCATGacgttttaatttttttaacgaaaaaaagaaatatatttgaatatttatttctttgaaaatcAATAACgatcaacaaaattaaatacaaatataaaacttattgcTTGATGCCGCAAGTTAATATGTAGTAAAAGTGGcacaaaatgaatattttgtaattttattctaatgatatcaaagaagcaatattgcaatattgcaataACAACGTCTATAGCTATAGCTATAGCtatagcaatagcaatagcaatagcaaGCAATAGCAATAGCTATAGCTATAGCTATAGCTAATAGCTATATAGCTATAGTATAAGATTCAACTACGAAGTTCACATGGTGCATTCCTGAAGATCGGAGGACAAACTACAAATTAAGGTCATGCAGGATGATCACCACTTCAAAATCATACTATCGCAAAATAAGATCCGAAGGGGTTGTCAAAtggtataaataatattaattaagatattactttaataacattttaaagcgacaagaaaatttacaaaatttataataattcctaaaattattttcttttatgaaaagatttcaaaaaaatttatcaaatgcgcataataaatttgtatccATTTTCGGTAAAGTACTATTCGGGGAAATGtcatttctataaatttcCTATCGGCAAAATTTCCTATCAGAGAAATGgttaacaaataatatgtaGATCGAATTTAGCGttgaaatgatttataaatgataattaattaaaaatgtgttccttcaaaaaatataaataattgcaaaatttactattaaaaaaaaaaaacaaatacataaatacattatatatctGAAAGTCGCTCATCTCacaattctttatattattaaactcgtgttctttttcttctttcacTTTGAAATCTcacattataatattataaactgGTTCATCATTCAGCAATCATGAAGTTAACATTGGTTTTATTGATTTTCTCGGCTTTTTTATCACTCGTCATTATTTCTCAAGCGGCTCCTACGAATTTTAACAAAAgagaaatttcatttttttatccaaGAGATAAAAACGCAGTAAACGGTGCTGATCCTTCCGATCCGAGAAATGGAGGGAAAGTAAAGGGCGCTGATCCTTCCGATCCGAGAAATGGAGGGAAAGTAAAGGGCGCTGACCCTTCGGATCCAAGGAATAAGATAAAGGGTGTCTGATCCTtctgataaaattcaaataaatgtcacaatataattttgaatttttatccATTCTACCgctcaattttattattttcatgtattattctaagaataattaattttttcataattatagtgaattgtatttattagattttattattataaaatgtaaacCAATATTTGGTTCTTGATCATTTTTTGcttaataaagaattcatCTTCTCATATATTGTTGTGactataaaatcaaaaatattttatatgaattgtATTTGTAAACAAGAAATGCGTTTAACACCAGGGACTTCATCATTGGATTAGGGATGGAGATGACTGTCAGTTTTAGTTCCAGAGTAAATTGGAGTGTGCTGAACTGATAGAATAATCAGTTTGGAATGAAGTTTAGGACTGAACTGGTTctgattaaattattatttaggaTTGGATTGGTTCAGTCCCAATAGACTGGTTTttgatgttaataataatttaatatgtaattattatcgGTATTCGGACTTTTCGCCGAAGTCCATTTCGCTGAAACCATTTCGCCAAAGCCATTTCTCCGAAGAGATATTTCACCGAAGGGTATTTCGCCGAAAGGACGTTTCGCCGAAATACCATTTCACCGAAACTCCATTTTACCGAATTCGCCGAAGCCATTTTATCAAATGGACATTTTGCCGAATGGACATTTCaccgaaaattttttacttttatcgTTTTATACTAGATACATAAAGAAatcttttctataaaaaaattttgaattagctgatttttattaagtttgtCTCGTtgtttataatacattaacctttttttttacttacttcTTCGCGAATAAatgttttcaaaaaaataaagttatttatttattgcttaacaattaatatcaattaCTTGAATGAAAGTGATAATATGCTGGAAAGAAAAAATccctaaaaataatttaaattttatttcattgcGTGcgtgatgaatattttttaatcgcTACCATTTTCAGTGAAACGTCTATTAAATTCGGCGAAATGGACgattcggtgaaatggattCGATAAAATGCACTTTCGGTGAAACGTCCTTTCGGCGAAACGTCCCTTCGGTGAAACTTTTCTTCAGCGAAATTGCTTCGGCAAAATGTACCGTaaccattattatttatacagaataataatcaaaatataataataaaaacaataataataaaaatgaaaaaaaaagtaacatgaaaaataaaaaatgaaaaaaaagccTAAGAAAAGATCTGgaactcaaaaaaaattaataggtTTTGTATATCATTTTGCACAATTTAATATAAGCAAAATTagctaataaattttcaaatgaaaaaaatttgtacaTTTTCTCATTATTAATAGTCATTGTatgtaatagtaataaaaaaaaaataaaaagtacgCTCGTTACAATACTACAATATGAATTTTGCTAACTTGCCCTCTGGGTTACTAAATAACCTGGGTTAAATCACCCtcctaaaatttatatttttatactttacataattttttgcctttaaaaaaattttaaaaaattatttgtttattattcatttcactttatatagattttatttatttgtacatTTTTTGACAATGTCTCTTACGTTTAAATTtggacaaaattatataattatataaaatttattagtaggTTAAATCGCCCAGGTTGAATCACTCGGGTTAAAATTAGTCTTATactaaaagtattaaatattaacaaatttttattgaaaatttatatatttttctataataaatattcaattattttaaaattataaaaaatcttttttttttaataaggttaaaattttttttcacgataaaattaatttgccgcaactgaaatttttttgattggttaatttaacgccacacaaattcaatttttcggttcacgtaacattgaaatttaaaattgaccCGAGGACCCGgggtttattgtttattaataaaaaaagttgatataTAAAATCGGGACATCTGATTGGTTGACTTTTAAAGAAGAGGgtaaagaatttattgaagTTCTCAGCC includes the following:
- a CDS encoding uncharacterized protein (SECRETED:cutsite_SQA-AP; SECRETED:prob_0.9319); SECRETED:SignalP(1-22), with product MKLTLVLLIFSAFLSLVIISQAAPTNFNKREISFFYPRDKNAVNGADPSDPRNGGKVKGADPSDPRNGGKVKGADPSDPRNKIKGV